Proteins encoded by one window of Nocardia goodfellowii:
- a CDS encoding DUF6285 domain-containing protein translates to MPQDLPAADDLVDVVARHLAEHTRAALPGARGLEALAAAGMLKLVRRVPIGRIPVLHGVARYLTQRVRPALHGRTAFEIRLAAELLRIAEREIGMGAGIRLADEHRLRRLLDTDGTYPELERTLVRRLRDPAPLEWQSTIAYLRASAAERLRIANSGYARPER, encoded by the coding sequence ATGCCGCAGGACTTGCCTGCCGCCGACGATCTCGTCGACGTGGTCGCCCGGCACCTCGCCGAGCACACTCGTGCCGCGCTACCGGGCGCGCGCGGCCTCGAAGCCTTGGCCGCGGCGGGAATGCTGAAGCTGGTACGCCGCGTGCCGATCGGGCGTATCCCGGTGCTGCACGGTGTCGCGCGATATCTGACCCAGCGTGTCCGGCCCGCGCTGCACGGCCGCACAGCGTTCGAAATTCGCCTGGCCGCAGAGCTTTTGCGGATCGCCGAACGCGAGATCGGCATGGGGGCCGGGATCCGGCTGGCGGACGAGCATCGGCTGCGGCGGCTGCTCGACACCGACGGCACCTATCCCGAGCTGGAGCGAACCCTGGTGCGACGGTTGCGTGATCCCGCCCCCCTCGAGTGGCAGTCCACCATCGCCTATCTGCGCGCCTCCGCCGCCGAACGCCTGCGCATCGCCAACTCCGGCTACGCACGTCCGGAGCGGTGA